In Zingiber officinale cultivar Zhangliang chromosome 1A, Zo_v1.1, whole genome shotgun sequence, a genomic segment contains:
- the LOC122006834 gene encoding GATA transcription factor 19-like, with product MLHQCGHRQCSCASAVPTPSFSIFFPMSGSKSSSRGAADDDGEVLHESSKSDEFNSSSAAAVTTVVDCTLSLGTPSTRLVGEKKSFAASSSSFRWDAIPKKHASPAAAGGGDDQFLLARRCANCNTTSTPLWRNGPRGPKSLCNACGIRYKKEERRAAAAATAPSTSLCLPSSSSAATEQALGYGYYRQTPQQYSPWGGNCYAPTSTASVEDVDGDLPYHSWRLKLVPPPAKFSAVRPGLFQYN from the exons ATGTTGCACCAATGTGGGCACCGGCAGTGCTCGTGCGCCTCCGCCGTTCCCACACCCTCCTTCTCCATTTTCTTCCCCATGTCCGGGAGCAAGTCGTCGTCGAGAGGCGCCGCCGACGACGACGGCGAGGTGTTGCACGAGAGTAGTAAATCTGACGAGTTCAACAGTTCATCGGCGGCGGCGGTGACGACTGTGGTGGATTGCACTTTGTCACTCGGCACCCCGTCTACTCGCCTCGTCGGCGAGAAGAAGAGCTTCGCGGCCTCATCGTCGAGCTTCCGTTGGGATGCCATTCCCAAGAAGCATGCTTCGCCGGCGGCCGCGGGAGGAGGAGACGACCAGTTTCTTCTAGCGCGCAGGTGCGCCAACTGCAACACCACTTCCACCCCCCTGTGGCGTAACGGCCCACGAGGCCCCAAG TCGCTGTGTAATGCTTGCGGGATCCGGTACAAGAAGGAGGAAAGGCGGGCGGCGGCAGCAGCGACTGCCCCGTCGACGTCGCTGTGCCTGCCATCATCGTCGTCGGCGGCGACTGAGCAGGCGTTGGGATACGGATACTACCGACAGACACCGCAGCAGTACTCGCCATGGGGTGGTAATTGCTATGCTCCGACGTCGACGGCGAGCGTGGAGGACGTCGACGGCGACCTGCCTTATCACTCCTGGCGACTCAAGCTTGTGCCGCCGCCGGCGAAGTTCTCGGCTGTCCGGCCCGGTCTTTTCCAGTACAACTAA